In one Deinococcus detaillensis genomic region, the following are encoded:
- a CDS encoding LacI family DNA-binding transcriptional regulator, with product MKIRIKEVAAAAGVSAATVSKVLPGRTDYVLRTEDEAGVWAFARGCMRTDLMLKEKARQFNDDSEIQAALSAYRVEDTELEALSKTFSPENAQALKNRTFDRSALGARGPGLEHLDQLTIDLILGMR from the coding sequence ATGAAGATCAGGATCAAGGAAGTGGCCGCCGCCGCTGGGGTCAGCGCCGCGACAGTCTCAAAGGTGCTTCCCGGGCGCACTGACTACGTCCTGAGAACCGAGGATGAAGCAGGCGTGTGGGCGTTTGCTAGGGGCTGTATGCGAACCGACCTGATGCTGAAGGAAAAAGCACGCCAATTTAACGACGACAGTGAGATTCAAGCGGCGCTGAGCGCCTACCGGGTGGAGGACACCGAACTGGAGGCGCTCAGCAAAACGTTCAGCCCTGAGAACGCACAAGCCCTCAAGAATCGCACCTTTGACCGCTCAGCGCTGGGCGCACGCGGCCCCGGCCTGGAGCACCTCGATCAGCTCACCATTGATCTGATTTTGGGAATGCGTTGA
- a CDS encoding NAD(P)-dependent oxidoreductase encodes MLTDPLQPSAALPERSPSGSAWQELLPPMSAHEALVEANRCLYCFDAPCLQACPTHIDIPTFIRKISTENLRGSARVILEANFLGGTCARVCPVQELCEGACVLGADHTPIQIGRLQRYAVDHVQERGVQLFRAGAPTGKSVAVVGSGPAGISAAAELAKAGHAVTLLEKRELAGGLSSYGIISLREPLEVAQREVEALKALGVEVQTGRELVGAVDLDILLAEHDAVFLALGLGAVPAMGIPGEEQLVDGLAFIEQAKLDPLGLQVAQSVVVIGAGNTAIDAATMARRAGAEVQIVYRRTEREMTAYRHEYEFALHEGIGFTFLTQPIEVLSTGGKVTGLRCLKMALAEPDASGRPRPQPVPGSEFVIECGTVIKAIGQEKPALAAALGLELAGGYIKVDDGLETSWPGVYAGGDCIRVRGSASTVMAVQDGKVAAAAISERLFTKQLSVEPAVEKL; translated from the coding sequence ATGCTTACTGACCCTCTTCAGCCCAGTGCCGCACTGCCCGAACGCTCGCCCAGTGGCAGCGCTTGGCAAGAACTCCTGCCGCCCATGAGCGCCCACGAAGCATTGGTGGAAGCCAACCGCTGCCTGTACTGCTTTGACGCGCCGTGTTTGCAGGCTTGCCCCACCCACATTGACATTCCCACGTTCATTCGCAAAATCAGCACCGAGAATTTGCGCGGAAGCGCCCGCGTGATTTTGGAAGCCAACTTTCTGGGCGGCACCTGCGCCCGCGTTTGTCCGGTGCAAGAACTCTGCGAGGGGGCCTGTGTGCTGGGCGCAGACCACACTCCCATTCAAATTGGACGTCTCCAGCGTTACGCCGTCGATCACGTGCAGGAACGCGGCGTGCAGCTCTTTAGGGCCGGAGCACCGACTGGCAAAAGCGTGGCGGTGGTGGGCAGCGGCCCCGCCGGAATCAGCGCCGCCGCTGAACTCGCCAAAGCGGGACACGCTGTGACGTTGCTGGAAAAACGTGAGTTGGCCGGCGGGCTAAGCAGCTACGGCATCATCAGCTTGCGCGAACCGCTGGAAGTCGCCCAGCGCGAAGTGGAGGCGCTCAAAGCGCTGGGCGTGGAGGTGCAGACCGGGCGCGAACTCGTTGGCGCAGTGGATCTGGACATTTTGCTGGCCGAGCACGACGCCGTGTTTTTGGCGCTGGGCCTCGGCGCGGTTCCGGCGATGGGCATTCCCGGCGAGGAGCAACTCGTTGACGGACTGGCTTTCATCGAGCAGGCCAAGCTCGACCCACTGGGCTTGCAGGTCGCCCAGAGCGTGGTGGTGATCGGCGCAGGCAACACCGCCATCGACGCCGCCACCATGGCCCGCCGCGCCGGAGCCGAGGTGCAGATAGTTTACCGCCGTACCGAGCGTGAGATGACCGCCTACCGCCACGAGTACGAGTTCGCGCTGCATGAAGGCATCGGCTTTACCTTCCTGACTCAGCCCATTGAAGTGCTGAGCACAGGCGGCAAGGTGACGGGTCTGAGATGTCTGAAAATGGCGCTGGCCGAGCCGGATGCTTCAGGCCGTCCGCGCCCTCAACCTGTACCCGGCAGCGAATTTGTCATCGAGTGCGGTACGGTGATCAAAGCCATCGGACAGGAAAAACCGGCTCTGGCCGCAGCGCTGGGCCTGGAACTGGCGGGCGGTTACATCAAGGTGGACGACGGCCTTGAAACCAGCTGGCCCGGCGTGTATGCGGGCGGCGACTGTATCCGTGTGCGTGGCAGCGCCAGTACGGTCATGGCCGTTCAGGACGGCAAGGTGGCGGCAGCGGCCATCAGTGAGCGGCTTTTCACCAAACAGCTCAGTGTCGAGCCAGCCGTAGAAAAGCTCTGA
- a CDS encoding lasso peptide biosynthesis B2 protein produces the protein MPFSTQPLPSQSQPTQSWPEVAVRLADLLVQTPPDVRPADVPFLEQAGLTGEVASRLSAEHPAQAALQPSRLALLARSMRIRRQMQAMLSAWQAAGMPSVLLKGFALSELVYPHAGLRPFGDVDILIHEADLPRAKAAAVALGWHDDGHSERPQDWTHELAHLYSPDRQVRLDVHRYAAEWTNGSRRRLQRLTQQLWEASRETEWQGVKVRVPAPPDMALHLAVSRAWTGDAGFCKPADYPDLRALKDRFALTPQQLERRADELGLTRTWRAYLAVCDPWKGIFRLDDAAAARQLRWAAERDGRKLWGPRQLRRVRDWPRMLFGTLPDVWAVYRQRHTDPRRLLEGWPLAQGQPPLSAKEELRLIAGVRRLTRLLYASSAGDCLPRALAIYRTLVRRGYPAVFVSGVRREAGAVTGHAWIEGAEGWLDSYEPRSSRQQYAVLFERRAEPHSTP, from the coding sequence ATGCCTTTTTCCACTCAACCCCTTCCCAGTCAATCTCAGCCCACTCAATCCTGGCCCGAAGTCGCCGTCCGCTTGGCCGATTTGCTCGTTCAAACTCCGCCGGATGTGCGGCCCGCCGACGTGCCTTTCCTAGAGCAAGCCGGCCTCACCGGAGAAGTCGCCTCTCGCCTGAGCGCTGAGCATCCGGCACAGGCCGCTTTGCAACCCAGCCGCTTGGCTTTGCTGGCCCGCAGCATGAGGATTCGCCGCCAGATGCAGGCCATGCTCTCGGCCTGGCAGGCAGCGGGCATGCCCAGCGTGCTGCTGAAAGGCTTTGCCCTCAGCGAGCTGGTGTATCCACATGCGGGTTTGCGGCCTTTTGGCGACGTGGATATTTTGATTCACGAAGCTGACTTGCCGCGTGCCAAGGCGGCCGCCGTGGCGCTGGGCTGGCACGATGACGGCCACTCGGAGCGACCACAAGACTGGACGCACGAACTGGCCCACTTGTACAGCCCTGACCGGCAGGTGCGGCTGGATGTTCACCGCTACGCCGCCGAATGGACGAATGGATCACGTCGGAGGTTGCAGCGTCTGACCCAACAGCTTTGGGAAGCCAGCCGAGAAACCGAATGGCAAGGCGTCAAGGTGCGCGTCCCTGCGCCGCCCGACATGGCGCTGCATTTAGCGGTTTCCCGCGCTTGGACAGGTGACGCAGGATTTTGCAAACCCGCCGACTACCCCGATTTGCGGGCGCTGAAAGACAGATTCGCCCTAACGCCCCAGCAGCTTGAGCGCCGCGCCGATGAATTGGGCCTGACTCGAACTTGGCGGGCTTATCTAGCCGTGTGCGATCCGTGGAAAGGCATTTTCCGCCTCGATGACGCCGCCGCCGCCCGCCAACTCCGCTGGGCCGCCGAGCGAGATGGCCGCAAGCTGTGGGGGCCGCGCCAACTACGGCGTGTACGCGACTGGCCCAGAATGCTGTTCGGCACTCTGCCAGATGTCTGGGCGGTGTACCGTCAGCGCCACACCGATCCAAGGCGTCTGCTGGAAGGCTGGCCGCTGGCACAAGGTCAGCCTCCGCTGAGCGCCAAGGAAGAGCTGCGCCTCATCGCGGGCGTGCGCCGCCTGACCCGCCTCCTCTACGCTTCCTCAGCAGGCGACTGCTTGCCGCGTGCGCTGGCAATTTACCGCACACTGGTGCGGCGCGGATATCCGGCGGTGTTTGTCAGCGGAGTACGCCGCGAGGCGGGCGCGGTGACGGGCCACGCCTGGATAGAAGGCGCTGAGGGCTGGCTGGACAGCTACGAGCCGAGAAGCAGCCGTCAACAGTACGCAGTGCTGTTTGAACGGCGGGCTGAGCCACACAGCACACCGTGA
- a CDS encoding ExeM/NucH family extracellular endonuclease, whose protein sequence is MLKSAPAQPTTTWLTRSGLALGLLSAALLSGCGSVQQPAGQAAVTVPAVTGPAVTVPAPKPVASALGRVYEIHFQGVGGSKPSVSLQRLSAGIKAQALVDAPDSLPATLIGLDTFAVGGTRHVRAVYKLTNNTAQTIQHLSFVPINTDPDGSAAAPASAPTVGSTYFNSVTDFGGTAVPDALVSSLTPVTGKVFSAASGTVSTDLEATPYAAIAGTAGLHPAAPSGLVVNGVAGSGWRSVTSLAPGASTNITFAVDFPTNSPKTDPFSFSVVVTTADDQAPLNYTPVHEIQGGGPASPKAGQTLTTQGVVTANFQDAGQLKGFFIQSPDADADTDAATSEGVFVYCPACAVKVGDLVRVTGPVSEFNTVTQINPATGGVTVVASGIALPAPITVTLPVSDWEPLEGMRVRVQGVVTENYKLGRGNTVKVADTRLTQFTQLSAPSVAGYAAHKADIAKRTISIDDASTAQNVAALYGRDNKPLSAANTLRTGDNADVVGVVHYGFDYSGQPDTYRIETTLADATFTGPVRPPAPTVSGNLTVASANVLNFWTTLGNNRGDNTIDDSNSGCTDGGTDAAGRGANNCTEYLRQLDKVVSNLAGLNADVTGLMEVENNAAEGKGGDALRDLVSALNAKMGAGTYAAVSNPNPGTDFIQVALIYKPSKVSLVGAALNDTDPVNDRYPLAQVFQAANGTQFAVVVNHMKSKGSGSGANADQNDGQGGSAARREQQVPRLLDLIQNQIVIGRGVQNVIAVGDFNAYDQETSLVNLRKGLDGLANTGDDLFNVFDSSVYSYQFDGQFGSLDHAFVTQSMKALLSGDSAKWHDNTDEPDILDYNLDFKSADQITNLYNDSAYRSSDHDPLKVGFNLPATTNPAPTVSLSGAATATTNTAYTLDLTSSGAQSANVTWGDGQTDSDVAITNNALSLTHTYTTASTPTISVTVSRSSDAQTVTASKSLTVAAPSTGGGSAVNHLVISQVYGGGGNTGAQYTNDFVELFNPTNASITLTGYKVEYFSGSASAGSGGSVTLNGSLGAGKYFLIQGAAGAATSAPLPTPDETTFGANISASTGRIDLTLNSSLVDRVGFGAGVGVQSEGSAAPAPANTKSVQRKAAGCTDTDNNSADFTADAPAPRNSASPATTCP, encoded by the coding sequence ATGCTTAAATCTGCCCCTGCCCAACCCACCACCACATGGCTGACCCGCTCGGGCCTTGCCCTCGGTTTGCTCAGCGCGGCCCTGCTCAGCGGCTGCGGCAGTGTTCAACAGCCTGCTGGACAAGCCGCCGTGACTGTGCCTGCTGTAACTGGGCCCGCCGTGACCGTACCCGCCCCAAAGCCGGTGGCCTCAGCACTGGGCCGCGTCTACGAAATTCATTTTCAGGGCGTGGGCGGCTCCAAACCCAGCGTCAGCTTGCAGCGCTTGAGCGCGGGCATTAAGGCTCAGGCCTTGGTGGACGCCCCCGACAGTCTGCCCGCGACGTTGATTGGCCTTGACACCTTCGCCGTTGGCGGCACCCGGCATGTACGGGCGGTCTACAAACTCACCAACAACACCGCCCAGACCATTCAGCACCTGAGTTTTGTGCCGATCAACACCGACCCCGACGGCAGCGCTGCGGCTCCCGCCAGCGCCCCGACGGTGGGCAGCACGTATTTCAATAGCGTGACGGATTTTGGCGGCACGGCGGTGCCTGACGCTTTGGTGAGTAGCCTGACACCCGTGACCGGCAAGGTCTTCAGCGCGGCCAGCGGCACTGTCAGCACCGATCTCGAAGCGACGCCTTACGCAGCCATCGCCGGTACAGCTGGCCTGCATCCGGCTGCGCCCAGCGGCCTCGTGGTAAATGGTGTCGCCGGCAGCGGCTGGCGCTCTGTGACCTCGCTGGCTCCGGGCGCGAGCACCAACATCACTTTCGCGGTGGATTTCCCGACCAATTCGCCGAAAACCGATCCGTTCAGCTTCAGCGTGGTGGTCACGACTGCCGATGACCAAGCGCCGCTGAATTACACCCCGGTTCACGAGATTCAGGGCGGCGGCCCGGCCTCGCCCAAAGCTGGACAGACGCTGACGACTCAGGGCGTGGTGACAGCCAACTTCCAAGACGCCGGGCAGCTCAAGGGCTTCTTTATCCAGTCGCCGGACGCGGACGCCGACACTGACGCAGCCACCAGCGAAGGCGTCTTTGTCTACTGCCCCGCCTGCGCGGTGAAGGTGGGCGACCTCGTGCGGGTGACTGGCCCCGTCAGCGAGTTCAACACCGTCACCCAGATCAACCCCGCGACGGGCGGCGTGACGGTGGTCGCCAGCGGTATCGCCTTGCCTGCGCCGATCACCGTGACTTTGCCTGTTTCCGATTGGGAACCCCTTGAAGGCATGCGGGTGCGCGTGCAAGGCGTCGTCACTGAGAATTACAAGCTGGGACGCGGCAACACCGTCAAGGTGGCCGATACCCGCCTGACCCAGTTCACCCAACTGAGTGCGCCCAGCGTTGCCGGATACGCCGCGCACAAAGCCGACATCGCCAAGCGCACCATCTCTATCGACGACGCCAGCACGGCCCAGAATGTCGCCGCTCTGTATGGCCGGGACAACAAACCGCTGAGCGCCGCCAACACCCTGCGAACTGGCGACAACGCCGACGTGGTGGGCGTGGTGCATTACGGCTTCGATTACAGCGGCCAGCCCGACACCTACCGGATTGAAACCACCTTGGCCGACGCCACCTTCACCGGCCCAGTCCGTCCGCCCGCACCGACCGTCAGCGGCAATCTCACGGTCGCCAGTGCCAACGTCCTCAACTTCTGGACGACGCTGGGCAACAACCGGGGCGACAACACCATCGACGACAGCAACAGCGGCTGCACCGACGGCGGAACCGACGCGGCAGGGCGCGGAGCCAACAACTGCACCGAGTACCTGCGGCAGTTGGATAAAGTCGTGAGCAACCTCGCGGGCCTGAATGCCGACGTCACCGGGCTGATGGAAGTCGAAAACAACGCTGCCGAAGGCAAAGGCGGCGACGCGCTGCGCGATTTGGTCAGTGCGCTGAACGCCAAAATGGGCGCGGGTACATACGCCGCCGTCAGCAATCCCAACCCCGGCACCGACTTTATTCAGGTCGCGCTGATCTACAAACCCAGCAAAGTCAGCTTGGTGGGCGCGGCGCTCAACGACACCGACCCGGTCAATGACCGTTACCCGCTGGCACAGGTGTTTCAGGCCGCCAACGGCACACAGTTTGCCGTGGTGGTCAACCACATGAAGAGCAAAGGCAGCGGCAGCGGAGCCAACGCCGACCAAAACGACGGTCAGGGCGGCAGCGCGGCGCGGCGCGAGCAGCAAGTGCCCCGCCTACTCGACTTGATCCAGAACCAGATCGTGATTGGCAGAGGCGTGCAAAACGTGATCGCGGTAGGCGACTTCAACGCCTACGACCAAGAAACCAGCTTGGTCAACTTGCGTAAAGGGCTCGACGGTTTGGCCAACACAGGCGACGACCTGTTCAACGTGTTTGACAGCAGCGTGTACTCGTACCAGTTCGACGGGCAATTCGGCAGCTTGGATCACGCCTTCGTGACCCAGAGCATGAAAGCGCTGCTCAGCGGCGACTCGGCCAAGTGGCACGACAACACCGACGAACCAGACATCTTGGATTACAACTTGGATTTCAAGAGCGCCGATCAAATCACCAACCTTTATAACGACTCGGCTTACCGCAGCAGCGACCACGATCCGCTGAAAGTCGGCTTCAATTTGCCGGCCACCACCAACCCTGCTCCCACCGTCAGCTTGTCCGGCGCAGCGACGGCCACCACCAACACCGCTTACACCCTTGACCTGACCAGCAGCGGTGCCCAGAGCGCCAACGTGACTTGGGGCGACGGCCAGACGGACAGCGACGTGGCAATCACCAACAATGCCTTGAGCCTGACCCACACCTACACCACTGCCAGCACGCCCACCATCAGCGTGACGGTTTCGCGCAGCAGCGACGCCCAAACGGTAACGGCCAGTAAGAGCCTTACCGTGGCGGCTCCCAGCACCGGCGGCGGCAGCGCCGTGAACCATCTGGTGATCAGTCAGGTGTATGGCGGCGGCGGCAACACAGGCGCTCAGTACACCAACGACTTTGTGGAGCTGTTTAACCCGACCAATGCCAGCATCACCTTAACTGGCTACAAAGTCGAGTACTTCTCCGGCTCGGCTTCGGCTGGTTCTGGCGGCTCTGTTACCCTTAACGGCAGCCTCGGCGCGGGCAAATACTTCCTGATTCAGGGCGCGGCAGGTGCAGCGACGTCCGCGCCCCTGCCGACGCCGGACGAAACCACCTTCGGCGCGAATATTTCTGCTTCAACGGGGCGCATAGACTTGACCTTGAACAGCAGTTTGGTTGACCGTGTAGGCTTCGGTGCTGGCGTGGGCGTGCAGTCTGAAGGCAGCGCCGCACCTGCACCAGCAAACACCAAATCGGTTCAGCGCAAAGCGGCTGGCTGCACCGACACCGACAACAACAGCGCCGACTTCACCGCCGACGCGCCTGCACCCCGCAACAGCGCTTCTCCCGCCACCACCTGCCCTTAA